From a region of the Paenibacillus sp. R14(2021) genome:
- a CDS encoding asparaginase codes for MVNNNPTAADVLGVPLVQTTRGGTVENVHSGHAVVVRADGAILGQAGDASIWTYMRSTAKPVQALPALLGGVPEAYGLDEAMLALMCASHQGTEPHIAVLEQMLALTGVREEQLVFGPQLPANLEARDELQRRGGQPRKLYHVCAGKHIGMLALCKLRGWPMDTYAEREHPLQQELLRTVAALAELEPEAVGCAVDGCGLPVFALPLWRLALIYARLAAHDGAAAGGAPGAKPAGEAAAGSAMAAAAARLAAAMRSHPALVEGPGRLASVMLGDGNVVAKSGAQGVFVFALQREGIAVAVKLADGGESAWPEAVCGILEQLDLGAELIARIRQHISPEMRNDAGQVVGQREACLTLQRFDRE; via the coding sequence ATGGTGAACAATAACCCGACAGCGGCAGACGTGCTGGGGGTGCCGCTCGTTCAGACGACAAGGGGCGGTACGGTTGAAAATGTGCACAGCGGTCATGCCGTGGTCGTGCGTGCGGACGGTGCGATTCTGGGACAGGCGGGGGACGCATCGATCTGGACCTATATGCGTTCCACCGCTAAGCCGGTGCAGGCTTTGCCTGCCTTGCTCGGCGGCGTGCCGGAAGCCTACGGACTGGATGAAGCGATGCTTGCACTGATGTGCGCCTCGCATCAAGGGACGGAGCCGCACATCGCCGTGCTGGAGCAGATGCTTGCGCTGACAGGCGTACGCGAGGAGCAGCTGGTGTTCGGCCCGCAGCTGCCGGCGAACCTTGAAGCCCGCGACGAGCTGCAGCGGCGCGGCGGACAGCCGCGTAAGCTGTACCATGTGTGCGCGGGCAAGCATATCGGCATGCTCGCGCTGTGCAAGCTGCGCGGATGGCCGATGGACACGTACGCGGAGCGGGAGCACCCGCTGCAGCAGGAGCTGCTGCGGACGGTCGCCGCGCTCGCGGAGCTGGAGCCGGAGGCCGTCGGGTGTGCTGTCGACGGCTGCGGCCTGCCTGTTTTTGCGCTGCCGTTATGGCGGCTGGCGCTGATTTACGCGCGGCTCGCCGCGCATGACGGCGCCGCAGCGGGAGGCGCCCCGGGCGCCAAGCCCGCCGGCGAAGCGGCGGCGGGCAGCGCCATGGCTGCAGCGGCGGCGCGTCTCGCCGCTGCGATGCGCAGCCACCCGGCCCTTGTGGAGGGGCCGGGCCGGCTGGCAAGCGTGATGCTTGGCGATGGGAACGTGGTCGCCAAGAGCGGGGCGCAGGGCGTCTTCGTCTTCGCCCTGCAGCGGGAAGGGATTGCCGTCGCCGTCAAGCTGGCTGACGGCGGAGAGTCCGCTTGGCCGGAGGCCGTCTGCGGCATCCTGGAGCAGCTGGACCTCGGCGCGGAGCTGATCGCGCGCATCCGGCAGCATATCTCTCCAGAGATGCGCAATGATGCCGGCCAAGTCGTCGGGCAGCGCGAAGCCTGTTTGACGCTTCAGCGCTTCGACCGCGAATAG
- a CDS encoding DUF1328 domain-containing protein, producing the protein MLGYAVIFFIIALVAGILGFFTLASAAAAIAKLLFVVFLILFILSFIFGKRRI; encoded by the coding sequence ATGTTAGGCTACGCTGTTATTTTCTTTATCATCGCATTGGTGGCAGGGATATTGGGATTTTTCACGTTGGCCTCGGCAGCCGCCGCGATCGCGAAGCTCTTGTTTGTTGTCTTCCTGATCTTGTTTATCTTATCGTTTATTTTCGGAAAAAGACGCATTTAA